The following coding sequences lie in one Frigoribacterium sp. SL97 genomic window:
- a CDS encoding response regulator transcription factor, translated as MTHILIVEDEESLSEPLAYILQREGYQVSVAEDGPAAVAAFDKTGADLVLLDLMLPGIPGTEVCRVIRTRSQVPIVMLTAKDSEVDIVVGLELGADDYVTKPYSTRELLARIRAVLRRRVDPDDLSDSMLEAGDIRMDVERHVVTVRGDDVAMPLKEFELLELLMRNAGRVLTRGQLIDRVWGSDYFGDTKTLDVHIKRIRSKIEAVPSEPKALVTVRGLGYRIEA; from the coding sequence ATGACCCACATCTTGATCGTCGAGGACGAAGAGTCCCTCAGCGAGCCGCTCGCCTACATCCTGCAGCGCGAGGGCTACCAGGTGAGCGTGGCCGAGGACGGCCCGGCCGCCGTCGCGGCGTTCGACAAGACCGGTGCCGACCTCGTGCTGCTCGACCTCATGCTCCCGGGCATCCCGGGCACCGAGGTCTGCCGCGTGATCCGCACCAGGTCCCAGGTGCCGATCGTCATGCTCACCGCCAAGGACAGCGAGGTGGACATCGTGGTCGGCCTCGAGCTGGGTGCCGACGACTACGTCACGAAGCCGTACTCGACGCGGGAGCTGCTCGCCCGCATCCGGGCCGTGCTGCGCCGCCGCGTCGACCCCGACGACCTGTCCGACTCGATGCTCGAGGCAGGCGACATCCGCATGGACGTCGAGCGTCACGTGGTGACGGTCCGCGGGGACGACGTCGCCATGCCCCTCAAGGAGTTCGAGCTGCTCGAACTGCTCATGCGCAACGCCGGCCGGGTGCTCACCCGCGGTCAGCTGATCGACCGGGTCTGGGGTTCGGACTACTTCGGCGACACCAAGACGCTCGACGTGCACATCAAGCGCATCCGCTCGAAGATCGAGGCCGTGCCGTCCGAGCCGAAGGCGCTCGTCACGGTGCGCGGTCTCGGCTACCGCATCGAGGCCTGA
- a CDS encoding CarD family transcriptional regulator: MQFEVGETVVYPHHGAATISEVKKRIIKGEEKLYLKLRVTQGDLTIEVPADNVDLVGVRDVIGKEGLDRVFDVLRAPFTEEPTNWSRRYKANLEKLASGDVIKVSEVVRDLWRRDQDRGLSAGEKRMLAKARQILISELALAEKTDEEKASSVLDEVLAS; this comes from the coding sequence ATGCAGTTCGAGGTCGGCGAGACCGTTGTATACCCGCATCACGGGGCAGCGACAATCTCAGAAGTCAAGAAGCGGATCATCAAGGGCGAAGAGAAGCTGTACCTCAAGCTTCGCGTCACCCAGGGTGATCTGACCATCGAAGTACCCGCAGACAACGTCGACCTGGTCGGCGTGCGAGACGTCATCGGCAAAGAAGGGCTGGACCGCGTCTTCGACGTGCTCCGCGCCCCCTTCACCGAAGAGCCGACCAACTGGTCGCGCCGCTACAAGGCGAACCTCGAGAAGCTCGCCAGCGGTGACGTCATTAAGGTGTCCGAGGTCGTCCGCGACCTCTGGCGTCGCGATCAGGACCGTGGCCTCTCGGCCGGCGAGAAGCGCATGCTCGCCAAGGCTCGTCAGATCCTGATCAGCGAGCTCGCGCTCGCCGAGAAGACCGACGAAGAGAAGGCGTCGAGCGTCCTCGACGAGGTCCTTGCGTCCTAG